One window from the genome of Lacerta agilis isolate rLacAgi1 chromosome 16, rLacAgi1.pri, whole genome shotgun sequence encodes:
- the SMIM27 gene encoding small integral membrane protein 27, producing MAPRDAAAGSLSCPRNFPRLRCGLRVGGSARMAQVSRRTLEWIYSLILLTIVLLSWGYVIYATRIAAKWQLKEDYPAETKNL from the exons ATGGCTCCCCGGGACGCAGCCGCTGGTTCCCTTTCCTGTCCACGCAACTTCCCGAGACTCCGCTGCGGGTTGCGAGTCGGAGGCAGCGCGAGAATGGCGCAAGTCAGCCGGAGGACGCTGGAGTGGATATACTCGCTG ATTCTTCTCACTATTGTATTGCTCTCATGGGGATATGTCATTTATGCAACACGAATAGCAGCCAAATGGCAGCTGAAGGAAGACTACCCCGCAGAAACAAAGAATCTGTGA
- the NDUFB6 gene encoding NADH dehydrogenase [ubiquinone] 1 beta subcomplex subunit 6, with product MAPPGSEAGRGGGGGVVPQGTALGYTADEKLRLEQLKVLRRRWLKDQELSPREPVLPPRKPGLVEGFWEGFLKPGGLWRQQVFKTYKASKFLVVRLLIPFWLAHYYTKYHLACRPYGIVETKPKIYPGDTIMETGEVVPPLAIPSSHH from the exons ATGGCTCCTCCGGGCTCGGAGGCgggccgcggcggcggcggcggggtcgTCCCTCAGGGGACGGCTTTGGGCTACACGGCCGACGAGAAGCTCCGCCTGGAGCAGCTGAAGGTGTTGCGGCGCCGCTGGCTGAAGGACCAGGAGCTGAGCCCCAGGGAGCCCGTCCTGCCCCCGAGGAAGCCGGGCCTGGTGGAAGGCTTCTGGGAGGGATTCCTCAAGCCTGGCGGGCtctggaggcagcag GTATTCAAAACCTACAAAGCTTCAAAGTTTCTTGTAGTTCGGCTCCTTATTCCTTTTTGGCTTGCCCACTATTACACCAAGTATCACCTAGCG TGTCGGCCATACGGAATAGTCGAGACGAAGCCCAAGATATACCCA GGTGACACAATTATGGAGACAGGGGAAGTAGTTCCCCCATTGGCAATACCCAGCAGCCATCATTAA
- the LOC117061281 gene encoding SUN domain-containing protein 3-like has translation MNGKRSVRRSLEQPTQGFQDNPNISSGPTGSSGMQSNSWYLRNSTGKCPRNSTTSSGQTTSTADEGVETGGESSNRGQMRFTREVIGRENSCGTLSSESSCVSQKSLLRAICTIPSSIIVTMICLPEFLCRACIFLRDQCTMANFAKSLKFLSITVPTICAAIYCSCLCMRLSDGLSSKELTQLYETELKSLWKSQNLLEEQIHEIQGLKKETDRLRAEINSINEGILKSVKEILQESDIPGENKDQVLTTINLAFKKIYEDHVQMADWAQKTIGATIDKDRTSKSYVPESMQNCWFQWLFVSSTNPPDTVLQPDVYPGNCWAFRGSEGQVVIKLPEKVQPTAVTVQHISKAISPSGGVNSALKDFWVFGLEDETREETLLGKFMYDIEKEAIQTFQLKNEHLKQFLHIKFKVLSNWGNPEFTCIYRLRVHGKMVHSSPIG, from the exons ATGAACGGGAAGCGGTCTGTGCGTAGAAGTTTGGAGCAACCAACACAAGGCTTTCAGGATAACCCAAATATTTCCAGTGGGCCAACGGGATCCAGTGGAATGCAGTCCAACAG CTGGTACTTGCGCAATTCCACGGGGAAATGCCCCAGAAATTCTACTACCTCAAGTGGCCAAACAACTTCAACTGCCGATGAGGGAGTGGAAACAGGGG GAGAGTCATCCAACAGAGGACAGATGAGGTTCACCAGAGAAGTTATTGGGAGAGAAAATAGCTGTGGCACCTTGTCATCTGAATCATCTTGCGTATCTCAGAAGAGTCTGCTAA GAGCGATATGTACCATTCCCAGCAGCATAATAGTTACTATGATCTGCCTCCCGGAATTCCTCTGTAGAGCCTGTATCTTTTTAAG AGACCAATGCACTATGGCGAACTTTGCGAAGTCTCTGAAGTTCTTGTCTATAACAGTCCCAACCATTTGTG CTGCCATTTACTGCTCGTGTCTCTGCATGAGGCTTTCAGATGGCCTGTCATCAAAG GAGCTTACGCAACTGTACGAAACTGAGCTGAAATCGTTGTG GAAGTCCCAGAATTTGCTCGAAGAACAAATCCATGAAATCCAGGGCCTTAAAAAGGAGACAGATCGCTTGCGTGCCGAGATCAACAGCATCAATGAAGGCATCCTGAAATCTGTGAAGGAAATCCTTCAGGAGAGCGACATCCCGGGAGAGAACAAAGAT CAAGTGCTCACAACGATCAACTTGGCTTTTAAGAAGATTTATGAAGATCATGTGCAAATGGCTGATTGGGCTCAGAAAACAATAG GAGCCACAATTGATAAAGACAGGACATCTAAGAGTTATGTACCTGAGAGTATGCAGAACTGCTGGTTTCAATGGCTTTTTGTGTCTTCAACAAATCCTCCCGATACTGTTCTGCAG CCAGATGTTTATCCTGGAAACTGCTGGGCTTTCCGGGGTTCTGAGGGCCAAGTAGTAATTAAACTGCCAGAGAAAGTCCAACCAACGGCCGTTACAGTTCAGCACATCTCTAAAGCCATTTCTCCCTCGGGAGGAGTCAACAGTGCCTTGAAGGACTTCTGGGTTTTT GGGCTAGAGGATGAAACACGAGAAGAAACTCTACTGGGGAAATTCATGTATGATATTGAGAAAGAAGCCATTCAGACATTCCAACTGAAG AACGAACATTTAAAACAGTTTCTGCATATCAAATTCAAGGTGCTGAGCAACTGGGGCAACCCAGAGTTCACCTGCATTTATCGACTCCGGGTGCATGGGAAGATGGTCCATTCCTCGCCCATCGGATGA